The Juglans regia cultivar Chandler chromosome 16, Walnut 2.0, whole genome shotgun sequence nucleotide sequence AAAGATAAGGGAGGGATAGAGATATTTTCTTCGGTCTGAAGGTAAAAGAACCAACGCTTGGAGGTGATAGAAAAATATAGCAATGGTTTCAGGAGGAAGGTCAACATTGAACCCTAACGCCCCTCTTTTCATTCCTGCTGCTTTCTGCCTAGTGGAGGATTTCTCTCCGGAATGGTGGCAGTTGGTCACAACCTCAACATGGTACCGTGACTATTGGCTCAGCCAGCATCAGGGTGAGGATGGTTTCTATGACAATGCCGAGGATGATTTTGATGGTATCAATTTAGTGGATTTGCTACCGGAGACTTTTGAATTTGATGATGGGGAAGATTTTTCGAATACGGAGGAAACTCAGTACGATGTGTATAGCCCGTCTTTTGAACAGAAAGGCTTTGGAATGAATGCTGAGGCACTGGTGAAAAGTCTGAAATCTTTGGATGAAAGAGGAGGTCCCAAGTCCCCAGTTCAACGTTCAAAGTATTCAGAGAAACCAGCCAAGTACGTGAACCCAAAATGCAGCCCCCGACGCATCCAGCAGCCTCGTTGAAAGGGAGCAAGCTTGATGTGACTTTAGCTTCTTGTAGTTCTTTATGTAGTACCCAAGCAAAGTAATGTTTCGCATTTCGCTTTCTGCAGCTTCTGTATAGAGCAAGGTTGCAACTCTTTCGTCCATCCTTGTTCATTCTCGTTTCTTTGTACGGTTTACTGTCAGCTTACCAACAATTCTCTTGGaatagaaaatgtgaaaaaaaacgTAGAAATTGTaacgaaagaagaaaaaaagaggttATGTttatcaccaaaaaaaaaaaagtggaattgGAGAaccagagggagagagagtaaAGGGCGCCAATGGGGACGACAGACCTATTGTAGAGGTCTCGGTTCATGGAAGCGTGCTCCTATAAGACCTTGAAGACGCAAACGAGCAGAAGGCTAGTTTTAGAGCTTGCGATGGGGGAGTAGAAGGCCATATGAATCATGGTGAGCGAGATCGGGTAGGGCCAGTGGTAAAGCTTGCGATCCAAAATGACTTGTTGTAGACGATGATGGAGAAGCTGAGGGCGATCCAGAACCTcttctattttccatttttgtaaA carries:
- the LOC108998112 gene encoding protein EARLY RESPONSIVE TO DEHYDRATION 15-like — encoded protein: MVSGGRSTLNPNAPLFIPAAFCLVEDFSPEWWQLVTTSTWYRDYWLSQHQGEDGFYDNAEDDFDGINLVDLLPETFEFDDGEDFSNTEETQYDVYSPSFEQKGFGMNAEALVKSLKSLDERGGPKSPVQRSKYSEKPAKYVNPKCSPRRIQQPR